From Amycolatopsis sp. WQ 127309:
TGCCGACGTTCGGCTTCCCGACCAGCGCGACACGACGCGGGCCCGACGTCGCCGCGACGCCTTCGCGCGGCGCCTCGGGCAGGGTCTTGAGGATCGCGTCGAGCAGATCGCCGGAGCTGCGGCCGTGCAGCGCGCTGACCGGGTGCGGCTCGCCGAGACCGAGCGACCACAGCGACGCGGTGTCCGCGAGCAGCCGGTCGTCGTCGACCTTGTTCGCCACCAGCAGCACCGGCTTCTTCGAGCGGCGCAGCACCTTGGAGGCGGCTTCGTCGGTGGCCGTGGCCCCGACCGAGGCGTCGATCACCAGCAGGATCGCGTCGGCCGTCTGCATGGCCAGCTCGGCCTGCGCGGCGACGGAGGCCTGCAGCCCGGTCGCGTCCGGCTCCCAGCCGCCCGTGTCGACCAGGGTGAACTTGCGCCCGCCCCAGTAGGCGTCGTACGCGACGCGGTCGCGGGTGACGCCCGGCACGTCCTGCACCACGGCTTCGCGGCGGCCGATGATGCGGTTGACCAGCGTGGACTTGCCCACGTTCGGCCGCCCGACCACGGCGAGCACCGGTTGCGCGAGCGCGGCCTCCTCGGCCGCTTCCGCCGCCTCGATCTGCGCGTCGAGCCTGGCGAACTCGGTCTCGTCGGACCAGGTGCCGTCGATCTCGCCGACGCCGTCGATCGCCGCCGACGTACTCTCTCCCGCGGAGGCGGAATCAAACTCAGCCATCACTACCCAATTTCCCTTATGGCGTAACGAAACCGTTTTCGGTACGCCAATCGTCCAAAGTCTTCACGAGCGCCGCGAGCTCGCCGCGCAGCTCCTCGGTGCCCTGGTCGAGCCCGGTCTTCCCGGGTCCGACCTTCGGCGTGAACGGCTCCCCCACGAGGATGTCCACGCGTGGGCGCCAGCGCCGCTTGCCGTCCGCCGGCTTGAGCGTCCCGCGGGTCGCCACCGGCAGCACGACCGCGTCCGACGCCCGGACCAGCCACGCCGCGCCGCGTTCGGCCGCACCGACGTCCCCGGCACCGCGGGTGCCCTCCGGGAAGATCCCGACGACCCCGCCGTCCTTGAGCACGCCGACCGCGGTCAGCAGCGGTTTCCGGTCGATCGCGCCGCGCTTGACCGGGATCTGCCCGATGGCCACAAGGAACCGGCCGGCCACGCCCTTGAACA
This genomic window contains:
- a CDS encoding 1-acyl-sn-glycerol-3-phosphate acyltransferase, which gives rise to MFGRYHLRSAFRIRVHGRDRMPARGPVLVIANHSSMIEPQLIFGMLPRRSAFLVKAELFKGVAGRFLVAIGQIPVKRGAIDRKPLLTAVGVLKDGGVVGIFPEGTRGAGDVGAAERGAAWLVRASDAVVLPVATRGTLKPADGKRRWRPRVDILVGEPFTPKVGPGKTGLDQGTEELRGELAALVKTLDDWRTENGFVTP